One window of uncultured Methanoregula sp. genomic DNA carries:
- a CDS encoding DUF350 domain-containing protein — translation MLLVNAAVGLVQLIIAIVFAVVALYIGFSVFGKVTGSIDEQKELAKGNTAFGIVVAAIFVAIALIVQSGVSGISVGIGKAASVGLTSPDGLIAICVAFIQLILGILLAVGAIYLALNILDKLTKGIEEFEELKKGNVAVALEMAGVIIAVALIIQSGIGGITAALI, via the coding sequence ATGCTTCTCGTAAACGCAGCAGTAGGACTTGTACAGTTAATCATTGCAATTGTATTTGCCGTGGTTGCACTGTACATCGGGTTCTCGGTATTTGGAAAAGTTACCGGGAGTATTGATGAGCAGAAAGAACTTGCAAAGGGCAACACCGCATTCGGTATTGTTGTTGCAGCAATTTTCGTTGCGATTGCATTAATCGTCCAGTCCGGGGTATCCGGTATCTCTGTGGGTATCGGGAAGGCAGCATCCGTTGGCCTGACATCCCCTGACGGCCTGATTGCAATCTGTGTTGCATTCATCCAGCTCATCCTTGGTATCCTTCTTGCAGTCGGGGCAATCTACCTCGCACTAAACATTCTCGACAAACTCACCAAGGGCATCGAGGAATTCGAAGAACTCAAAAAAGGAAATGTTGCAGTCGCCCTTGAAATGGCCGGCGTGATCATTGCCGTTGCACTGATCATCCAGTCAGGTATCGGCGGTATCACTGCCGCATTAATCTGA
- the mmp10 gene encoding methyl coenzyme M reductase-arginine methyltransferase Mmp10 (Mmp10 (methanogenesis marker protein 10) is a cobalamin-requiring radical SAM methyltransferase that creates the methylarginine modification to methyl coenzyme M reductase.) produces the protein MSQLTVDIGGSPGINCRGFCEYCYFRHVKGVQPLGCRYCLPFKKGCDYCTRGIREEYAGFKDLKTIADETLANLQSRTGDLDRITISGGGDPSCYPRFTELIELLGSMEAPLHIGYTSGKGWDDPAVADLLIDNGLSEISFTVFATDPGLRKRYMHDPTPEVSLKILERLCGSVDVYAAAVILPGINDGPILEKTCEWLDERGAKGIILMRFANAAEQGLILGNGPIMKGQAVQSVESFKDLISDLQGKYSMKISGTPLWDPEIGSPFAILQEPGLLKKLPRVARHASVISGSIAAPFIEQVLQKCGSSDPVVPVPKEIACLISADDLRNLDLASLSDTIIIPGRAFVHDAELRDLVCSDGKSRVAVRGPEMLTADAETSMGMTRDEVLAMEMDGFAELIQTINRFGQLSE, from the coding sequence ATGTCACAGCTGACCGTGGATATCGGAGGAAGCCCGGGTATCAACTGCCGCGGTTTCTGTGAATACTGTTACTTCAGGCATGTCAAGGGTGTCCAGCCGCTCGGGTGCCGCTACTGCCTCCCGTTCAAGAAAGGATGCGATTACTGCACCCGGGGAATCAGGGAGGAATATGCCGGGTTCAAGGATCTCAAAACCATTGCGGATGAGACGCTCGCAAACCTCCAGTCACGAACCGGTGATCTTGACCGGATCACGATCAGTGGCGGCGGCGACCCGAGCTGCTACCCGCGTTTTACCGAACTTATCGAGCTCCTGGGCAGCATGGAGGCCCCCCTCCATATCGGGTATACGAGCGGTAAAGGATGGGATGATCCCGCGGTTGCGGATCTGCTTATCGATAATGGTCTCTCGGAAATTTCCTTCACGGTTTTTGCCACCGACCCCGGTCTCCGCAAACGGTACATGCATGATCCGACTCCGGAAGTGTCTTTGAAGATTCTTGAACGCCTCTGTGGTTCCGTGGATGTCTATGCAGCGGCGGTTATCCTACCTGGAATCAATGACGGTCCTATTCTCGAGAAGACCTGCGAATGGCTCGATGAACGGGGCGCAAAAGGAATTATCCTGATGCGGTTTGCAAATGCTGCGGAGCAGGGACTCATCCTGGGAAACGGTCCGATTATGAAAGGCCAGGCTGTCCAGTCTGTGGAATCCTTTAAGGATCTCATATCAGATTTGCAGGGAAAATACTCCATGAAAATATCCGGAACCCCCTTATGGGACCCGGAAATCGGTTCACCGTTTGCGATCCTGCAGGAACCGGGCCTGCTGAAAAAGCTCCCCCGGGTTGCACGTCATGCATCCGTTATCAGCGGCAGCATAGCGGCACCGTTTATTGAACAGGTGCTGCAAAAATGTGGTTCTTCTGACCCGGTCGTTCCCGTGCCAAAAGAGATCGCCTGCCTGATCTCTGCGGACGATCTCCGGAATCTGGACCTTGCATCGCTGAGTGATACCATCATTATTCCCGGGCGGGCCTTTGTTCACGATGCCGAACTGCGGGATCTGGTCTGCAGCGATGGAAAATCCCGTGTAGCCGTTCGGGGGCCGGAGATGCTGACTGCGGATGCAGAGACCAGCATGGGAATGACCCGCGATGAAGTCCTTGCCATGGAAATGGACGGGTTTGCAGAACTGATACAAACCATCAACCGGTTCGGCCAGTTGTCCGAATGA
- a CDS encoding ABC transporter permease has translation MSFTVRDIKIRYKQTALGFLWAIIQPLFMMVIFTIIFGGFAKIPSDGVPYPLFSFAALLPWMLFSEGLTRSTMSMVSNSTIMTKVYFPRLIMPISGILSPLVDFVVSISILVLMMAYYGFVPTWNVVFLPLFILLALATSLGVGLWLSALNVKYRDFQYTVPFIIQLWMYASPVVYPASMIPESFRFLYGLNPMVGVIEGFRWALLGSPMPGWIIVVSSSVVVVLLISGMFYFKRMEQYYADIV, from the coding sequence ATGTCCTTCACGGTACGGGATATAAAGATCCGGTACAAACAGACCGCACTTGGTTTCCTGTGGGCGATCATCCAACCCCTGTTCATGATGGTAATTTTCACTATCATTTTTGGGGGATTTGCCAAAATTCCTTCTGATGGCGTCCCTTACCCGCTGTTCTCCTTTGCCGCACTTCTTCCATGGATGCTCTTTTCCGAGGGACTCACCCGGTCTACGATGAGCATGGTCTCAAATTCAACAATAATGACCAAAGTATATTTCCCTCGCCTGATCATGCCAATTTCCGGGATCCTTTCACCGCTCGTTGACTTTGTGGTTTCCATATCGATCCTTGTCCTGATGATGGCATATTATGGGTTTGTCCCGACATGGAATGTCGTTTTTCTTCCATTATTTATTCTCCTTGCCCTTGCCACGTCACTAGGTGTTGGGCTCTGGCTTTCTGCGCTGAATGTCAAGTACCGGGATTTCCAGTATACAGTTCCATTCATTATTCAACTCTGGATGTATGCGTCGCCAGTTGTCTATCCGGCAAGCATGATACCCGAGTCATTCCGTTTCCTGTACGGGTTAAACCCGATGGTAGGTGTGATCGAAGGTTTTCGCTGGGCATTGCTGGGAAGTCCGATGCCGGGCTGGATAATCGTTGTCTCCAGCAGTGTTGTCGTTGTGCTGCTCATTTCCGGGATGTTCTATTTTAAGAGAATGGAACAGTATTATGCAGATATTGTATAA
- a CDS encoding ABC transporter ATP-binding protein has protein sequence MTDHIAIRVKNLGKKYSIGGPQEPYHTLREAMVNSIKAPLQMLKRAPPEEGFWALKDVTLDISQGDVIGIIGRNGAGKSTFLKILSRITTPTEGSVEIHGRVGSLLEVGTGFHPEMTGRENIFLNGSILGMKKNEIEYKFDEIVKFSEIEKFIDTPVKRYSSGMYIRLAFAVAAHLEPEILLIDEVLAVGDAQFQKKCLGKMGEVGKEGRTVLFISHNMAAMRQLCPSCIWLANGKLEEIGQTENVIDHYLESTIPDAQTTVLTTGDDKKEVQLTIIRIIDDNGNENSQCNCDLPITIELIFNVKTAIPGLYGYIAINKKDGTLVMISDSFDNEPNSLDNLDPGLHRVHVKIPARTLGAGHYYISTSFAKNYFVNTVTLDSHDIVYSFFVFDETSYRGTISGGRGGFFSTKLKWELCKNSPPGT, from the coding sequence ATGACCGATCACATCGCTATCCGCGTCAAAAATCTCGGCAAGAAATACTCGATTGGCGGACCGCAGGAACCGTACCATACTCTCCGCGAGGCAATGGTTAATTCAATAAAAGCACCGTTACAGATGCTTAAGCGTGCTCCTCCTGAAGAGGGATTCTGGGCGTTGAAGGATGTCACGTTGGATATCAGCCAGGGAGACGTTATCGGTATCATCGGGAGGAATGGTGCGGGAAAAAGTACATTTTTGAAAATTTTATCCCGGATTACCACCCCCACGGAGGGAAGCGTTGAGATTCATGGACGCGTAGGCTCATTACTTGAAGTGGGAACCGGGTTTCACCCTGAAATGACAGGACGCGAAAATATTTTCCTCAATGGTTCAATTCTCGGTATGAAGAAAAATGAGATTGAATATAAATTTGATGAGATTGTAAAATTTTCAGAAATTGAAAAATTTATTGATACACCAGTAAAACGGTATTCGAGCGGGATGTATATACGTCTGGCATTTGCAGTGGCTGCACATCTGGAACCGGAGATTTTACTCATAGATGAGGTACTGGCTGTAGGAGATGCGCAGTTCCAGAAGAAATGTTTGGGGAAAATGGGGGAAGTTGGAAAGGAAGGGAGAACGGTACTATTCATCAGCCATAATATGGCTGCAATGAGACAACTTTGTCCGTCATGTATTTGGCTTGCCAACGGAAAATTAGAAGAGATTGGCCAAACTGAAAATGTTATAGATCATTATCTGGAATCAACAATACCCGATGCACAAACAACGGTCCTTACGACCGGTGATGATAAAAAAGAGGTTCAACTTACTATAATCAGAATAATCGATGATAATGGGAATGAAAATTCTCAATGCAATTGTGACCTTCCCATTACTATTGAATTGATTTTTAATGTAAAAACAGCGATTCCCGGATTATATGGCTATATTGCGATAAATAAAAAAGACGGGACGCTTGTAATGATTTCTGATAGTTTTGATAACGAACCAAACAGTCTCGACAATCTTGATCCTGGTCTCCACCGTGTTCATGTAAAAATACCGGCCAGGACCCTGGGAGCAGGACATTATTACATCTCCACAAGTTTTGCAAAGAATTATTTTGTCAATACCGTTACCCTTGACTCTCATGATATTGTATACTCGTTTTTTGTATTCGATGAAACATCATATCGGGGTACTATTTCAGGAGGTCGCGGGGGATTTTTTAGCACGAAATTAAAATGGGAACTCTGTAAGAATTCTCCCCCCGGCACGTGA